A genomic segment from Lignipirellula cremea encodes:
- a CDS encoding cold-shock protein, whose product MQYGTVIQFFPDKGFGFIKPERGPDIFFHVSTLGLEGPPPKIPPGQCVRFDLVMPSQRIRGEDPTEAQLKKEQRAEKVELIDKFPGARLGPLTSTRHPNSRKKKPTWRN is encoded by the coding sequence ATGCAGTATGGAACGGTAATCCAATTCTTTCCCGACAAAGGCTTCGGCTTTATCAAACCGGAACGTGGACCCGATATCTTCTTCCACGTATCGACGCTCGGCCTGGAAGGCCCTCCGCCGAAGATTCCGCCGGGACAGTGCGTCCGGTTCGATCTGGTGATGCCCAGCCAGCGGATTCGCGGTGAAGACCCTACCGAAGCCCAGCTGAAAAAAGAGCAAAGGGCCGAGAAGGTCGAACTGATCGATAAGTTTCCCGGCGCCCGGCTGGGTCCGCTCACTTCCACCCGGCATCCCAATTCGCGCAAGAAGAAACCGACCTGGCGGAATTAA
- a CDS encoding NfeD family protein: MDTYLVWAVLLVFLGLFLLVAEFFIPSAGSISILALLAFLAAVFFGFRVSAVAGLLILIFESLAAPFLFYIGVRIWPSSPMGRLMLIPRPVHPDAMLPQSEAYHRRDLVGKLGIAKTKMLPSGSILVEGRTYDASAQGVAIEAGQAVRVTAVNGNRLQVRPSDERPESPAPAPLGPEASEEEILSQPLENLDLEALDDPLA, encoded by the coding sequence ATGGATACTTATTTAGTCTGGGCGGTACTGCTGGTCTTTCTGGGGCTTTTTCTGCTGGTGGCGGAGTTCTTTATTCCGTCGGCGGGCTCGATTAGCATCCTGGCGCTGCTGGCGTTTCTGGCGGCCGTATTTTTTGGATTCCGCGTGAGTGCGGTCGCAGGACTTTTGATTCTAATCTTTGAATCGCTGGCGGCGCCGTTTCTGTTTTACATCGGCGTGCGGATCTGGCCGTCGTCCCCGATGGGACGGTTGATGTTGATCCCGCGCCCCGTGCATCCCGACGCCATGCTGCCGCAAAGCGAAGCGTATCACCGGCGGGACCTGGTTGGTAAACTAGGGATCGCCAAAACGAAGATGCTGCCCAGCGGCTCGATCCTGGTCGAAGGCCGCACCTATGACGCTAGCGCTCAGGGAGTCGCCATTGAGGCCGGTCAGGCCGTCCGGGTAACGGCGGTAAACGGGAATCGACTGCAGGTGCGGCCGAGCGACGAACGGCCGGAGTCGCCCGCTCCGGCGCCGCTGGGCCCCGAGGCTTCGGAGGAAGAGATTTTGTCGCAGCCGCTGGAAAACCTTGACCTGGAAGCACTCGACGACCCGTTGGCTTGA
- a CDS encoding NfeD family protein, which produces MNFPAVARCRFSQGRRRASRWGSLLIAAAALLLLAADDGEKPRRGKLPLTKKSPALDADALAQDAEPRVEAPTEEPVAQGANPKADARTAYLVTAPLPISGSVDTQIKRRIHQVLESLPETGERPILVIEFQAAAGDAGEGSEFERAFSLARYLSSPELSKVRTVAFLPQSVRGHAVLPILACEEIVMGPEAELGPAGQGEEFVDSTLAGAYSDIAKRRQVIPPAMALAMLDRKLKVVKVETTSGDRYVVEADLAKIPQADIIAIETISPSGEIASFSASELRVKYGWVSHLAEDQRRLALELQLDPNALRSDLSLGGDWKAVQIKLKGPVQGADMRWMQQSLEKLIAAKDANFVLVWIDSPGGSLEDSMQLANFLADFNPSEVRTVAYVPEEALADATLVALACDMLVMGPRARLGGPGELQWSERDRVNFRLAVRSLAESKSRDWSMLAALVDPEQTLHQYVHRTTRARRFLTEEEYEADPQRDRWTKGREVNTQNGLSGEQAVEMGLARHLAENYGEFKILNQLEQDPTTMEPNWVYGFVESLSQQWIARLLLFIGISCLLTELSQPGLSAPGFISFVCFLLFFWSQFLHGTADALEILLFVAGLICLILEMFVVPGVGVFGVGGLFMMVLSIVLVSQTFVIPQNSYQLEQLAQSVTIAMAGMAGAGVTLYAIRRFLPHLPFFSHLMLKPAEGEELAERNRREEYISWEHLLGKRGVTVSRLAPSGKAQFGDDVISVISDSELIPAGVAVTVMEVSGSRVLVAPVETASG; this is translated from the coding sequence ATGAATTTTCCAGCGGTTGCCCGTTGCCGGTTTTCGCAGGGCCGACGCCGAGCGTCGCGTTGGGGTTCGCTGCTTATCGCCGCGGCTGCCTTGCTGTTGCTGGCCGCCGACGATGGCGAAAAACCTCGACGCGGTAAATTGCCGCTCACCAAAAAGTCGCCTGCACTGGACGCTGACGCGTTGGCGCAGGATGCCGAGCCACGGGTGGAAGCTCCGACTGAGGAGCCCGTCGCACAAGGGGCCAATCCCAAGGCCGACGCCCGAACGGCCTATCTGGTCACCGCCCCGCTGCCCATTTCGGGCTCGGTCGATACGCAGATCAAACGCCGGATCCACCAGGTGCTGGAGTCCCTGCCCGAAACGGGCGAGCGGCCGATTCTGGTGATCGAGTTCCAGGCGGCGGCCGGCGATGCGGGCGAAGGCAGCGAGTTTGAAAGGGCCTTTTCTCTGGCCCGTTATCTTTCCAGTCCTGAGCTTAGCAAAGTCCGGACGGTGGCGTTTTTGCCGCAGTCCGTCCGCGGCCACGCCGTTCTTCCGATCCTGGCCTGTGAAGAGATCGTGATGGGGCCCGAGGCCGAACTGGGCCCAGCAGGCCAGGGGGAAGAGTTCGTCGACAGCACGCTGGCGGGCGCCTATTCCGACATTGCCAAACGCCGCCAGGTCATTCCGCCGGCGATGGCCCTGGCGATGCTCGACCGGAAGCTGAAGGTCGTCAAGGTGGAAACGACCTCCGGCGATCGGTACGTCGTGGAGGCCGACCTGGCGAAGATTCCCCAGGCGGACATCATCGCGATTGAAACCATCTCGCCCTCGGGAGAGATCGCCAGTTTTTCGGCCAGCGAATTGCGCGTGAAGTACGGCTGGGTCAGCCATCTGGCCGAGGACCAAAGGCGCCTGGCCCTGGAACTGCAGCTGGATCCGAATGCGCTGCGCAGCGACTTGTCGCTGGGTGGCGACTGGAAGGCGGTGCAGATTAAACTGAAGGGGCCCGTGCAGGGGGCCGACATGCGCTGGATGCAGCAGTCGCTGGAAAAATTGATCGCCGCCAAAGACGCGAATTTTGTTCTGGTCTGGATCGATAGCCCCGGCGGCTCCCTGGAAGACAGCATGCAGCTGGCCAATTTTCTGGCCGACTTCAACCCCAGCGAGGTCCGCACGGTCGCCTATGTTCCCGAGGAAGCGCTGGCCGACGCCACCCTGGTGGCGCTGGCGTGCGACATGCTGGTGATGGGGCCGAGGGCTCGCCTGGGAGGCCCGGGCGAACTGCAGTGGTCCGAACGGGATCGGGTTAATTTCCGGCTGGCGGTGCGTTCCCTGGCGGAGTCCAAAAGCCGCGACTGGTCCATGCTGGCCGCGCTGGTCGATCCGGAGCAGACGCTGCACCAGTACGTGCATCGCACCACCCGGGCCCGCCGCTTCCTGACCGAGGAAGAATACGAAGCGGACCCGCAACGTGATCGCTGGACCAAAGGTCGCGAAGTCAACACGCAGAATGGTTTGTCGGGCGAACAGGCCGTGGAGATGGGGCTGGCCCGCCACCTGGCCGAGAACTACGGCGAGTTCAAGATTTTGAATCAGCTGGAGCAGGACCCGACGACGATGGAGCCGAACTGGGTGTATGGCTTTGTTGAAAGCCTGTCTCAGCAATGGATTGCCCGCTTGCTGCTGTTTATTGGGATATCCTGTTTGCTGACCGAGCTTTCCCAGCCGGGGCTGAGCGCGCCGGGATTTATTTCGTTCGTCTGCTTTTTGCTCTTCTTCTGGAGCCAATTCCTGCATGGCACGGCCGACGCGTTGGAGATTCTGTTGTTTGTGGCCGGATTGATCTGCCTGATTCTGGAGATGTTTGTCGTGCCGGGCGTCGGCGTTTTTGGCGTCGGTGGGCTGTTCATGATGGTGCTTTCCATCGTGCTGGTTAGCCAGACTTTTGTCATTCCCCAGAACAGCTACCAGCTGGAGCAACTGGCCCAGTCGGTGACGATCGCGATGGCCGGCATGGCGGGGGCGGGCGTTACCCTGTACGCCATCCGGCGATTTTTGCCGCATCTGCCGTTCTTCAGTCATCTGATGCTGAAGCCGGCCGAAGGAGAAGAGCTGGCCGAACGGAATCGACGGGAAGAATACATTTCGTGGGAACATCTGCTGGGAAAACGCGGCGTAACCGTCTCCCGACTGGCTCCGTCGGGCAAGGCCCAGTTTGGAGATGATGTGATCAGCGTGATTAGCGACAGCGAATTGATTCCCGCCGGCGTGGCCGTCACGGTAATGGAAGTTTCCGGCAGCCGCGTGCTGGTCGCGCCGGTCGAAACGGCCAGCGGTTGA
- a CDS encoding metallophosphoesterase family protein: protein MLDLRFIHASDFHLEQPLYGMAEAPDHLRELLVDAPYRAAAAAFEAAMTENVDFIILSGDIVHVEGAGPRAISFLIEQFSRLNEAGISVYWVGGQVDAPDRWPSAIALPPNVHLFSSHEVEELVHYRGEEPAASISGQSWHADRKFRPTDFKPEHPNLFNIVAYYGRAETDGLSKMPIHYWALGGRHDRKKLAIAPRTAYYPGTHQGRSPAEDGPHGCLLVQTDRTGQIRIKNIPVDVIRWRIEKITLDPRANLADARRLIRQRLQSVLSDAGGAAHLFCFELEGGAWLGSQAREGSTVDQLVAELRSEYGHRSPAAWTVAVEMAAPAGFPSAWYEEDTIMGDFLRAVHELQQPGAEMPELESLLDMEGEAAALTSAVMVTDAATQQRILREAAALAVEMLGGGSREEETSASS from the coding sequence ATGCTCGATCTTCGCTTCATACATGCGTCGGATTTTCATCTCGAACAACCGCTGTATGGAATGGCCGAAGCGCCAGACCATCTGCGCGAGCTGTTAGTCGACGCCCCCTATCGGGCCGCTGCCGCCGCTTTTGAAGCAGCGATGACCGAAAACGTAGACTTTATTATCCTCTCCGGAGATATCGTCCATGTCGAAGGCGCGGGTCCCCGGGCCATCTCCTTTCTGATCGAGCAATTCTCCCGCCTGAACGAAGCCGGGATCTCCGTATACTGGGTAGGCGGGCAGGTCGATGCACCTGACCGCTGGCCGTCGGCCATCGCCTTGCCGCCAAACGTCCACCTGTTCTCCTCCCACGAAGTCGAAGAACTGGTGCACTACCGCGGCGAAGAACCGGCCGCTTCGATCTCGGGCCAAAGCTGGCACGCCGATCGCAAGTTCCGGCCAACAGATTTCAAACCGGAACACCCCAACCTGTTCAACATTGTCGCCTATTACGGCCGGGCCGAAACCGATGGCTTGTCCAAAATGCCCATCCATTACTGGGCTCTGGGCGGCAGGCACGACCGGAAAAAACTGGCGATCGCCCCCCGCACCGCTTACTATCCTGGCACGCACCAGGGTCGTTCTCCCGCCGAAGACGGCCCCCACGGCTGCCTGCTGGTGCAGACCGACCGGACGGGACAGATCCGCATCAAAAACATTCCGGTCGATGTGATCCGTTGGCGTATCGAAAAAATCACCCTCGATCCGCGGGCCAACCTGGCCGACGCCCGGCGACTGATCCGCCAGCGCCTGCAGAGCGTACTTTCCGACGCCGGCGGGGCCGCCCATCTGTTCTGTTTTGAACTAGAAGGCGGCGCCTGGCTGGGTTCCCAGGCCCGGGAAGGATCCACCGTCGATCAGTTGGTTGCGGAACTACGCAGCGAATACGGCCATCGCTCGCCGGCCGCCTGGACCGTCGCGGTGGAAATGGCGGCGCCCGCCGGCTTCCCGTCGGCCTGGTACGAAGAAGACACCATCATGGGCGACTTCCTCCGCGCCGTGCACGAGCTGCAGCAGCCCGGTGCGGAAATGCCGGAGCTGGAATCGCTGCTCGACATGGAAGGCGAAGCGGCCGCCCTGACCTCCGCCGTCATGGTGACCGACGCCGCCACCCAGCAGCGCATCCTGCGGGAAGCGGCCGCCCTGGCGGTGGAAATGCTCGGGGGCGGCTCCCGCGAAGAAGAAACGTCAGCCAGTTCGTAA
- a CDS encoding Mov34/MPN/PAD-1 family protein: MDDDIQFGEIEESSPGQHLRPDRNKHFAVVGYEEPREGELPIFVDLDVMRDMETHAQSDTSVELGGVLLGGQYEDEDGQPFVMITDSLRAEHYEATKGSFKFTHDTWEQITREREDFPPELQMVGWYHTHPDWGVFLSGMDMFICDNFFNRPLDVALVIDPCRGDRGMFQWTGDPRERVRRTRGFYLISSRFRREELEEFAQLLEGKINMAAESRSRSGSGFSSSNAPVVHITQPSSGPQYLAVLALMTVQFAVLALLAWQLLKAPAGAPETAQEKQIAAWNERLDQLESRRAEAEKIETQLQVLRQVMDNLSDEPALVQSLERLRQENARLESQSFDRVAAERQNRSDQERLAVSLETARTDIARLNGRLKDKSDDIAAGEAKRVKLLGEMAVMKKELAQKKADETGFSQTFWWILGGVVLLFFGVLGVMVWMRPDDSEPDKKDPATGKESSPPANNSREGESPADETSSGDRPSPE; the protein is encoded by the coding sequence ATGGATGACGACATCCAGTTTGGCGAGATTGAAGAAAGCTCGCCCGGGCAGCACCTTCGTCCCGACCGCAACAAGCATTTTGCGGTCGTCGGGTATGAAGAGCCGCGCGAAGGCGAGCTGCCGATCTTTGTCGATCTCGACGTGATGCGCGATATGGAAACCCACGCCCAGAGCGACACCAGCGTCGAGCTGGGCGGCGTGCTGCTGGGCGGCCAGTATGAGGACGAAGATGGTCAGCCCTTTGTGATGATCACCGACAGCTTGCGGGCCGAACATTACGAAGCGACCAAAGGCAGTTTCAAATTCACCCACGACACGTGGGAGCAGATCACGCGGGAACGGGAAGATTTTCCGCCCGAGCTGCAGATGGTTGGCTGGTACCACACGCACCCGGACTGGGGCGTGTTCTTGTCGGGGATGGATATGTTCATCTGCGACAATTTCTTTAATCGCCCGCTCGATGTCGCCCTGGTGATTGACCCGTGCCGCGGGGATCGGGGGATGTTCCAGTGGACGGGCGACCCGCGGGAGCGGGTGCGCAGGACACGTGGATTTTATTTGATCAGCTCGCGATTTCGCCGCGAGGAACTGGAAGAGTTTGCCCAACTCCTCGAGGGAAAAATCAACATGGCTGCTGAATCTCGCTCCCGCAGCGGATCTGGTTTCTCGTCGTCGAACGCTCCGGTGGTGCATATCACGCAGCCTTCCAGCGGGCCGCAGTACCTGGCCGTGCTCGCCCTGATGACGGTGCAGTTTGCTGTGCTGGCATTGCTCGCCTGGCAGTTGCTCAAGGCGCCCGCCGGGGCTCCAGAGACCGCACAGGAGAAGCAGATTGCCGCCTGGAACGAGCGGCTGGATCAATTGGAGAGCCGGCGGGCCGAGGCCGAAAAAATCGAAACCCAGCTGCAGGTCTTGCGTCAGGTAATGGACAATCTGTCCGACGAACCGGCCCTGGTGCAATCGCTGGAGAGGCTGCGCCAGGAGAACGCGCGGCTGGAAAGCCAGTCGTTTGATCGGGTGGCGGCCGAACGACAGAACCGGTCGGATCAGGAGCGTCTGGCGGTGTCGCTTGAAACGGCCCGGACCGATATCGCGCGATTAAACGGCCGGCTCAAAGATAAAAGCGATGACATCGCGGCAGGGGAGGCCAAACGGGTGAAACTGCTCGGCGAAATGGCCGTCATGAAGAAGGAACTGGCCCAGAAGAAAGCCGACGAAACGGGCTTCAGCCAGACGTTCTGGTGGATCCTGGGGGGGGTGGTGCTGCTGTTCTTCGGCGTCCTGGGCGTCATGGTATGGATGCGGCCCGATGACAGCGAACCGGACAAAAAAGATCCGGCGACCGGCAAGGAATCGTCCCCGCCAGCGAATAACTCCCGAGAAGGCGAATCCCCTGCCGACGAAACGTCGTCGGGTGATCGTCCGTCGCCGGAATAG
- a CDS encoding neutral/alkaline non-lysosomal ceramidase N-terminal domain-containing protein: MVIRLVIACWVGLLWVPALAAADTWRSGVAKAVITPAKPMYMAGYAGRDHPAEGKLTELWAKALAISAGDEPAALLVTLDLVGIDRELALGIRTRLQEKHRLPLANIVLCTSHTHTGPIVAKNLRPMHYLLLDKHQQKQVDDYADFLADTVVRIGGEALANLAPAELAWGEGRADFAVNRRNNPAAEVPTLRAEGRLRGPFDHAVPVLTVRNDQGDMQAIVFGYACHATVLNSYRWSGDYPGFAQIDLEKNHPGCQAMFWAGCGADQNPLPRRTTELAEQYGKALAVAVESVIDGKLQPLPARFSSRYREEPLALAKLPTREELIEAAASKDRFVASRARAHLQQLDDGKSLLAKYPYPIQSWRLGDKLQWVFLGGEVVVDFALRIRSESAGPVWIAAYSNDVMAYIPSLRVLREGGYEGASAMIYYGLPGVWAETVEETIVKEVARQSADLQPAVSP, from the coding sequence GTGGTTATTCGTCTTGTGATTGCTTGCTGGGTCGGTCTGTTGTGGGTTCCCGCGCTGGCTGCGGCCGATACCTGGCGCAGTGGTGTCGCTAAAGCGGTGATCACTCCGGCCAAACCGATGTACATGGCCGGGTACGCCGGACGCGACCATCCCGCGGAAGGTAAGTTGACCGAACTATGGGCCAAAGCGCTCGCCATCAGCGCGGGCGACGAACCAGCCGCCCTGCTGGTGACGCTGGACCTGGTCGGCATCGATCGCGAACTGGCTCTGGGCATTCGCACCCGTCTGCAGGAGAAGCATCGCCTGCCGCTGGCGAACATTGTGCTGTGCACGTCGCACACGCATACGGGGCCGATCGTGGCGAAAAACCTGCGGCCGATGCATTATCTGCTCCTCGACAAACATCAGCAGAAACAGGTCGACGATTATGCCGACTTCCTGGCGGATACCGTGGTGCGGATCGGCGGCGAAGCGCTCGCGAACCTGGCGCCAGCCGAACTGGCCTGGGGAGAAGGAAGGGCGGACTTTGCGGTCAACCGGCGGAACAATCCGGCGGCAGAGGTGCCGACGTTACGGGCGGAGGGCCGCCTGCGCGGTCCCTTCGATCATGCAGTCCCTGTGCTGACGGTGCGGAACGACCAGGGCGACATGCAGGCGATCGTGTTCGGCTATGCGTGCCATGCCACGGTGCTCAACAGTTATCGCTGGTCGGGCGACTATCCGGGCTTTGCCCAGATCGACCTGGAGAAGAACCATCCCGGTTGCCAGGCGATGTTCTGGGCTGGCTGCGGGGCCGATCAGAATCCCTTGCCCCGCCGCACCACGGAGCTTGCCGAGCAATACGGCAAGGCTCTGGCCGTTGCGGTCGAGTCGGTGATCGACGGGAAACTGCAGCCGCTGCCGGCCCGTTTTTCCAGTCGCTACCGCGAGGAGCCGCTGGCACTGGCGAAACTGCCCACGCGTGAAGAGCTGATCGAGGCGGCCGCTTCCAAGGATCGCTTCGTTGCTTCCCGGGCTCGCGCCCATCTGCAGCAACTGGACGACGGCAAAAGCCTGCTGGCGAAGTACCCCTACCCGATCCAGTCCTGGCGACTGGGCGACAAGCTGCAGTGGGTTTTCCTGGGAGGCGAGGTGGTGGTCGACTTTGCGCTGCGGATCCGCTCGGAATCGGCGGGGCCCGTCTGGATCGCCGCGTACAGCAACGATGTGATGGCTTATATCCCTTCGTTACGGGTGCTGCGTGAAGGCGGCTATGAAGGCGCCAGCGCGATGATTTATTATGGACTGCCTGGCGTATGGGCGGAGACGGTCGAAGAAACGATTGTGAAAGAAGTCGCCCGCCAGTCGGCCGACCTGCAGCCAGCCGTCTCCCCGTGA
- a CDS encoding RING finger protein, protein MECLFVFFLFLVVLAVIAAYGAVSQSKADRINSIYRNLAVRFRGHHTSPGWFRRPSVRFRYGSTHVMLSTVSPYGKRGPEYTQAMISWPDHSLQAEIFPSRMSPFQPQQISDEFACGSQQFASDYVVRANDHPAMERFLSEGVQWQINRLRRIEHSDEVHLHLYRGRLIVRKMAKLAQYNQLEDFLSMCLELYDQAMLTRVVGISFIEPTPSSDIPEPECQVCGDAICTDMVFCRRCQTPHHLECWQYFGECSVYGCGEKRCVAPNVVGPTKP, encoded by the coding sequence GTGGAATGCCTTTTTGTATTTTTCCTGTTCCTCGTGGTGCTGGCGGTGATAGCCGCCTATGGAGCCGTTTCGCAATCCAAAGCGGACCGCATCAATAGCATCTATCGCAACCTGGCGGTGCGGTTTCGGGGGCATCATACTTCGCCGGGCTGGTTCCGCCGGCCTTCGGTGCGCTTTCGCTATGGTTCCACGCATGTGATGCTCTCGACCGTTTCCCCCTACGGCAAACGCGGGCCCGAGTATACCCAGGCGATGATCAGCTGGCCCGACCATTCGCTGCAGGCGGAGATCTTTCCCAGCCGCATGTCGCCATTCCAGCCGCAGCAGATTTCCGACGAATTTGCCTGCGGCTCGCAGCAATTCGCCAGTGATTACGTTGTCAGGGCGAACGACCATCCCGCGATGGAAAGGTTCCTGAGCGAAGGGGTGCAGTGGCAAATTAATCGCCTGCGCCGGATCGAGCACTCCGACGAAGTCCACCTGCACCTGTATCGTGGCCGGCTGATCGTTCGCAAAATGGCGAAACTTGCGCAGTACAACCAGCTGGAAGACTTTCTCTCCATGTGCCTGGAGCTGTACGATCAGGCGATGCTCACCCGCGTCGTCGGCATTTCCTTTATTGAGCCGACGCCTTCTTCCGACATTCCCGAGCCGGAATGCCAGGTGTGCGGCGACGCCATTTGTACGGACATGGTTTTTTGCCGTCGCTGCCAGACGCCGCATCACCTGGAATGCTGGCAGTATTTCGGCGAGTGCTCCGTTTACGGCTGCGGAGAAAAACGCTGCGTCGCGCCGAATGTTGTTGGCCCGACGAAACCTTAG
- a CDS encoding ubiquitin-conjugating enzyme E2, with amino-acid sequence METTARNDRLTSDLAAVRKLHRMSSLFEFETAGSPPDRYAITFRGKGVRPASGSRTAGELADLHRVDVRLPQSYPDRPPDIRWITPLFHPNVSFGGFLDLQHAGLPWEADLTLDIVVERLWDVLRLAYFDLDLATNFTARQWYLDGCALRLPTDLRPLRDKAPVVSENIIRYDRKGSEPRQGPVSRATIEIDESTPLAPPVVPLPPRPELFYIGDEPPEAASASGMQMDSMVEVNQVRAARPEIDLDPAPEATAPAADETTSATRSVDSPAAESGPPAGSSSDNDDDILYIGWD; translated from the coding sequence ATGGAAACGACTGCACGGAACGATCGCCTGACGAGCGACCTGGCGGCCGTGCGGAAGCTGCACCGCATGAGCAGCCTGTTCGAATTTGAAACGGCCGGCTCGCCTCCGGACCGGTATGCGATCACCTTCCGGGGGAAGGGCGTGCGTCCGGCCAGCGGTTCACGCACCGCTGGCGAACTGGCCGATCTGCACCGGGTGGATGTGCGGTTGCCGCAAAGCTATCCCGATCGGCCGCCCGATATCCGCTGGATCACTCCGCTGTTTCACCCCAACGTTTCCTTCGGCGGTTTCCTGGATCTGCAGCATGCAGGCTTGCCATGGGAAGCGGATTTAACACTGGATATTGTGGTGGAGCGGTTGTGGGATGTGCTGCGCCTGGCGTATTTTGACCTGGATCTGGCAACCAACTTTACCGCCCGGCAGTGGTATCTGGATGGCTGTGCGTTGCGGTTGCCGACCGACCTGCGTCCCTTGCGGGACAAGGCGCCTGTCGTGAGCGAGAACATTATTCGTTACGACCGGAAAGGGAGCGAGCCGCGGCAAGGGCCCGTTTCCCGCGCTACGATCGAGATCGACGAAAGCACGCCGCTGGCCCCGCCTGTCGTCCCTCTTCCTCCGCGACCCGAGCTATTTTACATCGGCGACGAGCCGCCCGAAGCGGCGTCTGCTTCTGGTATGCAGATGGACTCGATGGTGGAGGTGAACCAGGTCCGCGCCGCGCGACCAGAAATTGACCTGGACCCGGCGCCCGAGGCGACGGCCCCAGCCGCCGATGAAACGACGAGCGCAACGCGTTCCGTAGATTCCCCAGCAGCGGAGTCCGGCCCCCCGGCCGGTAGTTCAAGCGACAACGACGACGATATTCTTTATATTGGATGGGATTGA
- the floA gene encoding flotillin-like protein FloA (flotillin-like protein involved in membrane lipid rafts), translated as MAGFVGLLVGLIVLGVIASYFRLWVRSYLTGAGIGIFDLIGMSFRKVRASQIVQSKIMAVQAGLTDPDITTKALEAHYLSQGNVPLVIRALIAANKAKIINLTFREATAIDLAGRNVLEAVQTSVYPKVIDCPGRASGRESLDAVAKDGIQLKVKARVTVRANLQQLIGGATEETIVARVGEGIVSAIGSADSHSQVLENPDMISRAVLSRRLDSQTAFEIVSIDIADIDVGENIGARLQADQAEADLRVARAAAEGRRARAVATEQERVAEIEASRAMLVEAEAEVPKAMAEAFETGKLGILDYYKMRNIQADTDMRKTIATSGGR; from the coding sequence ATGGCCGGCTTTGTCGGCCTGTTAGTCGGTTTGATCGTGCTGGGCGTCATCGCCAGCTACTTCCGACTGTGGGTTCGCTCTTATTTAACGGGCGCAGGGATTGGGATTTTTGACCTGATCGGCATGTCGTTTCGTAAGGTCCGGGCGTCGCAAATTGTGCAAAGCAAAATCATGGCGGTGCAGGCCGGCCTGACCGATCCTGACATTACGACCAAAGCGCTCGAGGCCCATTACCTGTCGCAAGGGAACGTGCCGCTGGTGATTCGGGCGTTGATCGCCGCCAACAAAGCGAAGATCATCAATCTCACCTTCCGCGAAGCGACTGCCATCGACCTCGCCGGCCGTAACGTGCTGGAAGCGGTGCAGACCAGCGTTTATCCCAAAGTCATCGACTGCCCCGGCAGGGCCTCTGGTCGTGAGTCGCTGGACGCCGTCGCGAAAGACGGTATCCAACTCAAGGTGAAGGCCCGCGTCACCGTGCGAGCGAACCTGCAGCAGTTGATCGGCGGCGCCACCGAGGAAACAATCGTCGCCCGCGTGGGCGAAGGCATCGTGAGTGCCATCGGTTCCGCCGATTCGCACAGCCAGGTTCTGGAAAACCCGGACATGATCTCCCGCGCCGTGCTCTCTCGCCGGCTGGATTCGCAAACGGCGTTTGAAATCGTTTCGATCGACATCGCCGATATCGACGTGGGCGAGAACATCGGCGCCCGACTGCAGGCCGACCAGGCCGAAGCCGACCTTCGCGTCGCCCGCGCCGCTGCTGAAGGCCGCCGAGCCCGGGCCGTAGCGACGGAACAGGAACGGGTCGCCGAGATTGAAGCCAGCCGCGCCATGCTGGTCGAGGCCGAAGCCGAAGTGCCGAAAGCGATGGCCGAAGCGTTCGAGACGGGCAAGCTGGGAATTCTCGACTACTACAAAATGCGGAACATCCAGGCTGACACCGACATGCGGAAGACGATCGCCACGTCGGGAGGCCGCTAA